The nucleotide sequence TCACCTCTAGGGCAGCCTCCTGGCACAGGTGATCAACACCGTTGACGGACAGGCCATCGAGTCAGGGCTTGAGCCCGACGGCGGAACAGTGATAGCGAGGATAAGCAGAATGCGTCGGTCCGGCCCCTGCACCGGTCAAACACAAGAGCCCACGTGAAGGAGCCCAGCGTTGCCGAAGATCCCGTCGCCTTGCGTTGATGTCTGCAAGTTCAAAATGCAGGACCGGTGCATCGGATGCACGATGACCAAAAAACAAAAAAAGAGTTACAAGAAACTAAAGAACAACAAGAAGAAGATAGCGTTTATTGAGCGCCTCATAGACCAACAGAAACAACTGGGCCGGCACGAGTATTGGCGAAAGGTCTATCTGCGCAAGTGTGCGAAGAAAGGCGTGCAGCCGCCGGTGGCGGCCTAGAGCAGACCCTGTATCCTGAATACCCGGGACACTCAGTGACAAATCTTGGTGACAATTGCCAGAAGAATAACTGACATCGCACCTGCATGGGACACTGTCCATGACGACGCAGAAAGCATCATCTCTCCCTTTGTTCACACTCATCACAGAGTATCACGGTCCATTAATTCTCAATTCTGCGGTCCCATCGTAATCGCATTATAATCAGGAGCGTTTTTATGCGCGCAATCAAACGCCTTTTCACGCCTATAACTCCTTCTTTTGTATACATGTAGTTCAAAAACAGCCATAGTACCCTCCGGACAAGAACAGAAATCGGGTGGGAGAAATTTTTGATGGATGACCTGAAAGGGTGACACATCTGCTACTGGACTTCACGCAGCGTAGTCCGAGGTGGAGGCATGCGGTGCAAAGAC is from Pseudomonadota bacterium and encodes:
- a CDS encoding DUF1289 domain-containing protein, translated to MPKIPSPCVDVCKFKMQDRCIGCTMTKKQKKSYKKLKNNKKKIAFIERLIDQQKQLGRHEYWRKVYLRKCAKKGVQPPVAA